A section of the Armatimonadota bacterium genome encodes:
- the gatC gene encoding Asp-tRNA(Asn)/Glu-tRNA(Gln) amidotransferase subunit GatC — MSISIDEVRHVARLARLELDEIEILTFQGELNALLGHFSNIQGLNVAGISAPVAAVPTSGAWAEDEYEIGLAHHEALRNAPVSKAGLFVVPTIIED; from the coding sequence ATGTCGATCTCAATCGACGAAGTACGACATGTCGCTCGACTGGCGCGGCTGGAACTGGACGAAATCGAAATACTGACCTTTCAAGGAGAGCTTAACGCGCTTCTTGGGCATTTCAGCAATATCCAGGGCCTGAACGTGGCCGGCATCTCGGCGCCCGTTGCTGCGGTGCCCACCAGCGGCGCATGGGCCGAAGACGAGTACGAAATCGGGCTGGCACATCATGAAGCCCTGAGGAACGCGCCCGTTTCCAAGGCAGGCCTCTTCGTCGTACCCACCATCATCGAGGACTGA